From Pelotomaculum schinkii, the proteins below share one genomic window:
- a CDS encoding substrate-binding domain-containing protein translates to MQDKVKMVSLAIVILTVLLFVLSGCAKQQATAPPAPAVAGQILLASTIGPIDAGIVAALEESFEKKTGIRVRHVGAGTGAALEMAKSGNFDVVMVHAKDLEEKFVADGYGTKRIDLMYNDFVIVGPESDPAQIKGLKTPAEALKKIMDTKSLFISRGDNSGTDVAEKAQWKAAGLKPAGDWYHVYEKGSEGNVKTLKYTDEQNAYTIIDRATYLTVKDQVKLKVLVEKDEALLNYISLIPVNAQKFPEVKDELAQQFIDFCTSIEGQTIIRDFGKDKYGEPLFFPNSTEGKNLPK, encoded by the coding sequence TTGCAGGACAAAGTTAAAATGGTTTCCCTGGCTATTGTTATTCTTACGGTTCTCTTGTTTGTACTATCCGGCTGCGCTAAACAGCAAGCGACTGCGCCGCCAGCGCCGGCTGTCGCCGGCCAAATCCTGCTGGCCTCCACCATTGGTCCGATTGACGCCGGGATTGTGGCGGCGCTGGAAGAGAGTTTTGAGAAAAAGACCGGGATACGGGTCAGACATGTGGGCGCCGGTACGGGCGCTGCCCTGGAAATGGCGAAAAGCGGCAATTTTGATGTCGTAATGGTGCATGCCAAGGATCTGGAGGAAAAGTTTGTTGCCGACGGATACGGGACCAAGCGCATTGACCTGATGTACAACGATTTTGTAATTGTCGGGCCGGAATCGGATCCGGCTCAAATCAAGGGACTAAAAACACCGGCTGAGGCGCTGAAGAAAATTATGGATACAAAATCCCTTTTTATTAGTCGCGGGGACAACTCCGGTACGGATGTTGCGGAAAAGGCCCAGTGGAAGGCTGCCGGGCTGAAGCCGGCGGGCGACTGGTACCACGTATATGAAAAAGGTTCGGAAGGCAACGTCAAGACCTTAAAGTATACCGATGAGCAGAACGCTTATACTATTATCGATCGGGCTACATACCTGACCGTGAAAGACCAGGTCAAATTGAAAGTGCTGGTGGAAAAAGACGAGGCCCTGCTTAACTACATTTCCCTGATCCCCGTCAACGCCCAGAAGTTCCCGGAAGTTAAAGACGAGTTGGCCCAGCAGTTTATTGATTTTTGCACATCAATCGAGGGACAGACGATCATCAGGGATTTCGGCAAGGATAAATACGGTGAGCCATTGTTTTTCCCCAATTCCACCGAGGGGAAAAACCTGCCCAAGTAG
- a CDS encoding molybdopterin-dependent aldehyde oxidoreductase: MIKKTLLINGVKKHLTVDHEESLASVLRNQLLLTGTKVGCGGEGECGACTVIWDGMPVRSCLYTMERIPDNAQIITIEGVGTKDNLHPLQLAWMVHGSAQCGFCTPGFIVSAKALLDQNPNPTREDVRDWFQKNRNLCRCTGYKPLVDAVMDAARLMRGEIQKENLWFKLKDGDSILGSKVIRPSAAAKVTGTWDFGADLEIKELPKNTLHIKLVQATVSHANILSIDTSEAEKMPGVFKVLTYKDVPGTNRINGLAFPQNKGDGKERPILNDKKVFQFGDAVAMVLADTPYQAERAAAKVKVELEELPAYLSAPAAMAADAIEIHPGTPNVYFETQIAKGNDTAPLMKSLPHVVEDDFYVGRQPHLPLEPDVGFAYLDEKGNLMVHSKSVAIHCHALMVAEGIGIPLEKLFIVQNNAGGTFGYKFSPTMEGLLGVAALVTKRPVYLEFNMFQQITYTGKRSPFFINLKLGANKDGKLVAMESDWTVDHGPYMEFGDLLTMRGHQFIGAGYNIPNIRGEGRTVATNHAWGSAFRGYGSPQSLFSSEVLMDELAEKIGMDPLELRYINVYREGDTTPTGCKPDVIAFPQAIDKIRPLYQEAKKNAAAKNARSGDIKYGVGVSLLEYGCGLDGADSSEAWAEITPEGVTVGNSWEDHGQGADMGTLSFAYETLRPLGIKLEQIKLVMNDMRYTPDSGAAGGSRSNVFTGNATTVACRNLLDALRKPDGTFRTYNEMINKKLPVKYAGKWTAPCTACDVATGQGNPFPIYMYGVLLAEVEVDTTTGKTKVDKLTMVSDCGTIINKLVLEGQLYGGLAQGIGLALSEDFEDLKKHTTLIGCGIPEIKDVPDNIVLIHQETPRPLSYYGAAGAGEMPLSAPHAAIVNAIYNATGVRITKLPAYPEKVLEGLKNL; this comes from the coding sequence ATGATTAAAAAAACCTTATTAATAAATGGAGTTAAAAAACATCTCACGGTGGATCATGAAGAATCCCTCGCAAGTGTATTAAGAAATCAACTCTTGCTCACAGGAACCAAGGTTGGCTGTGGTGGGGAAGGAGAATGCGGTGCATGTACGGTTATATGGGACGGTATGCCTGTGAGGTCTTGTCTCTATACAATGGAAAGAATACCGGATAATGCTCAGATTATTACAATCGAAGGCGTAGGCACAAAAGATAACCTGCACCCGCTTCAGCTTGCTTGGATGGTTCACGGATCAGCACAGTGCGGTTTCTGTACTCCAGGATTTATTGTTTCTGCTAAAGCTTTGTTGGATCAAAACCCAAATCCTACTAGAGAAGATGTAAGAGATTGGTTCCAGAAAAACAGAAACCTCTGCAGATGTACAGGATACAAACCATTAGTGGATGCAGTTATGGATGCTGCCAGGCTAATGAGAGGTGAAATTCAAAAAGAAAATTTGTGGTTTAAACTGAAGGACGGCGACAGTATACTTGGGTCAAAAGTAATCCGTCCATCCGCTGCTGCAAAAGTTACAGGAACCTGGGATTTTGGAGCAGATTTGGAAATAAAAGAACTTCCTAAAAATACTCTGCATATCAAGCTTGTACAAGCGACAGTGTCTCATGCAAATATTCTTTCCATAGATACTTCAGAAGCTGAGAAAATGCCGGGAGTATTCAAGGTTTTAACCTATAAGGACGTTCCTGGAACAAACAGAATCAATGGTCTGGCGTTTCCACAGAACAAAGGGGACGGTAAAGAAAGACCAATTCTTAATGATAAGAAGGTATTCCAGTTTGGGGACGCCGTTGCTATGGTCCTTGCAGATACTCCTTACCAGGCAGAACGGGCAGCAGCAAAAGTTAAGGTTGAATTGGAAGAACTGCCGGCATATCTGAGCGCGCCTGCAGCTATGGCTGCAGATGCAATTGAAATACATCCCGGTACTCCAAATGTATATTTCGAAACCCAGATAGCTAAAGGTAACGACACCGCACCTTTAATGAAAAGCCTGCCACATGTGGTTGAGGATGATTTTTATGTTGGAAGACAGCCGCACCTTCCTCTTGAGCCGGATGTGGGGTTTGCATACCTTGATGAAAAAGGAAATTTAATGGTTCATTCAAAGAGTGTAGCTATCCATTGTCATGCTTTGATGGTTGCAGAAGGTATTGGAATTCCTTTAGAAAAATTATTTATTGTACAGAATAATGCAGGAGGAACTTTTGGATATAAATTCAGTCCGACAATGGAAGGTCTGCTTGGTGTTGCTGCACTTGTTACAAAGAGACCTGTATACCTCGAATTCAACATGTTCCAGCAGATAACTTATACAGGAAAAAGATCACCATTCTTTATCAATCTCAAGCTGGGAGCTAATAAGGATGGAAAACTTGTTGCTATGGAATCAGACTGGACGGTAGACCATGGTCCATACATGGAATTTGGTGATCTTCTTACAATGAGAGGCCACCAGTTCATTGGCGCCGGTTACAATATCCCAAATATCAGAGGCGAAGGTAGAACAGTTGCTACAAACCATGCATGGGGCTCGGCTTTCAGAGGTTATGGTTCACCGCAAAGCTTGTTCTCATCAGAAGTATTGATGGATGAACTGGCAGAAAAAATTGGAATGGATCCATTAGAGTTAAGATATATAAATGTATATAGAGAAGGCGATACCACACCAACTGGTTGTAAACCTGATGTAATTGCTTTCCCACAGGCAATTGATAAAATAAGACCTCTTTACCAGGAGGCTAAGAAAAATGCTGCAGCCAAGAATGCACGAAGTGGAGATATCAAATATGGCGTAGGCGTATCACTGCTTGAGTATGGCTGCGGACTTGACGGTGCAGATTCCTCGGAAGCATGGGCAGAGATAACACCAGAGGGAGTTACAGTAGGAAATTCATGGGAAGACCATGGCCAGGGCGCAGATATGGGAACACTGAGCTTTGCATATGAAACATTAAGGCCATTGGGAATAAAGCTTGAACAAATAAAACTGGTTATGAATGATATGAGATATACACCGGACAGCGGAGCTGCAGGTGGAAGCCGTTCAAACGTTTTTACAGGTAATGCTACAACAGTTGCATGTAGAAATCTCTTGGATGCTCTGAGAAAACCGGATGGTACTTTCAGAACATACAATGAAATGATTAATAAAAAACTGCCGGTAAAATATGCTGGAAAATGGACTGCACCATGTACTGCATGTGATGTAGCTACAGGGCAAGGAAATCCATTCCCAATCTACATGTATGGTGTACTTTTAGCAGAAGTTGAGGTTGATACTACAACAGGCAAAACTAAAGTTGATAAACTAACGATGGTATCGGACTGCGGTACGATAATTAATAAATTGGTACTTGAAGGTCAGCTTTATGGTGGTCTGGCACAGGGAATAGGTCTTGCGCTTAGCGAAGACTTTGAAGATTTGAAAAAGCATACGACCCTTATAGGCTGTGGGATCCCGGAAATTAAGGATGTTCCTGACAATATAGTTCTTATTCACCAGGAGACTCCAAGACCACTTAGCTATTATGGTGCGGCAGGCGCTGGAGAAATGCCTCTCTCAGCTCCGCATGCAGCGATTGTCAATGCAATTTACAATGCCACCGGAGTACGTATAACTAAGCTGCCGGCATATCCGGAAAAGGTTCTGGAGGGCTTGAAAAACCTTTAA
- a CDS encoding energy-coupling factor ABC transporter ATP-binding protein: protein MDAIVVDRLSYRYQAAGGQILKNISFKVAPGEIVALIGLSGCGKSTLCLCLGGIIPHYLGGELTGQVLVNGKDTREYRVAQLALEVGLVFQEPDTQLFAPTVEDEIAFAPENLCLPAEEVGMRVSQVLDTLGISALRKANPSHLSGGQKHLVAMGAVLALDPAILVLDEVMAQLDPAGKKRINGILADLRRRGKTILIVEHDPETVSIADRVLVLEDGRLIEDDRAVTVVGEWESMLRC from the coding sequence GTGGACGCCATCGTGGTCGACCGGCTCAGTTACAGATATCAAGCGGCAGGAGGGCAAATACTGAAAAACATCAGTTTTAAAGTCGCTCCGGGGGAGATCGTGGCCTTGATTGGATTGAGCGGCTGCGGCAAGAGTACCCTGTGTCTGTGTCTTGGTGGTATTATCCCCCATTATCTGGGAGGCGAGCTGACCGGGCAGGTACTGGTAAACGGAAAGGATACCAGAGAATACAGAGTTGCGCAACTGGCGCTTGAGGTGGGTCTGGTTTTTCAGGAGCCCGACACGCAGCTATTCGCACCAACTGTGGAGGATGAAATCGCTTTTGCTCCGGAAAACCTGTGCCTGCCGGCGGAAGAGGTAGGCATGCGGGTAAGTCAAGTACTGGATACTTTAGGCATAAGCGCCTTAAGGAAAGCAAACCCAAGCCACTTGTCCGGGGGGCAGAAACACCTGGTCGCCATGGGAGCGGTTTTAGCGCTGGATCCCGCCATTCTTGTGCTTGACGAAGTAATGGCTCAACTGGACCCGGCAGGCAAAAAGAGAATCAACGGCATCCTGGCTGACTTGCGCCGGCGTGGTAAAACAATCTTAATTGTTGAGCATGATCCGGAAACAGTCTCCATCGCGGACCGTGTGCTGGTGTTGGAAGACGGGCGCCTGATCGAGGATGATAGGGCTGTAACTGTAGTGGGTGAATGGGAATCTATGCTCCGGTGCTAA
- a CDS encoding 4Fe-4S dicluster domain-containing protein produces the protein MSKILLISPKKCNNCKTCEAVCSNSAVNVITFEEVRASVPVMCMQCEDAACMKVCPNRAISRDENDAVVVDPNKCIGCKMCISACPMGNIHYSFSQKKIMKCNLCDCNPACAKYCPTRAIEYVDGTISNINKKRAIASKFIDLFEEA, from the coding sequence ATGAGCAAAATTTTACTGATTTCTCCCAAGAAATGTAATAACTGCAAAACCTGTGAGGCGGTTTGCTCAAATTCTGCTGTAAATGTGATTACTTTTGAAGAAGTGAGAGCTTCAGTACCTGTAATGTGTATGCAGTGTGAAGATGCTGCGTGTATGAAGGTGTGTCCCAATAGGGCTATTTCGAGAGATGAAAACGACGCGGTTGTAGTAGATCCGAATAAGTGTATTGGATGCAAAATGTGTATTAGCGCTTGCCCTATGGGAAATATTCACTACAGCTTCAGTCAAAAGAAAATAATGAAGTGCAATCTGTGCGACTGTAATCCCGCATGCGCAAAATACTGTCCTACAAGAGCAATAGAGTATGTAGATGGTACCATCTCCAATATAAACAAGAAAAGGGCAATTGCATCAAAATTTATAGATCTGTTTGAAGAGGCGTAA
- a CDS encoding energy-coupling factor ABC transporter ATP-binding protein, with protein MAYIELENVSFCYPGQSRPVLREINLSIFNKGVTAITGANGSGKTTFSKLLTGILTPTKGRIKLNGQLLTSLTLAQIGRQIGYVFQNPDKQLFCETVEEEIDFGVRNLGLPPDQAAQKVREVMDYFELTRHAQAYPLSLSAGEKRRLALAAVFALEPGLLLLDEPTTGLDPYRKKVLGDYLDKVLGAGRGVVLISHDQKFINRYATRLIGLRDGQFIEE; from the coding sequence ATGGCTTATATAGAGTTGGAAAATGTTTCTTTTTGTTATCCTGGCCAAAGCAGGCCCGTTTTACGAGAGATCAATTTAAGCATCTTTAATAAAGGTGTTACCGCGATTACCGGAGCGAACGGCAGCGGTAAAACGACCTTTTCAAAACTACTTACAGGGATATTGACTCCGACAAAAGGACGGATCAAATTAAACGGACAGTTATTGACCTCCCTGACTCTGGCCCAAATCGGCCGCCAAATCGGGTATGTTTTTCAAAACCCTGATAAACAGTTGTTCTGTGAGACAGTGGAGGAAGAGATTGACTTCGGTGTGCGTAATCTGGGTTTGCCGCCGGACCAGGCGGCGCAAAAAGTCAGAGAGGTGATGGACTACTTTGAATTGACCCGGCACGCGCAAGCTTATCCCCTTAGCCTCAGCGCCGGGGAAAAAAGACGTCTGGCTCTCGCAGCCGTCTTTGCGCTGGAGCCCGGGTTACTGTTGCTTGATGAACCGACAACGGGCCTGGATCCCTATCGCAAAAAAGTACTGGGTGATTACCTGGATAAGGTGCTCGGCGCCGGCAGGGGAGTCGTGCTCATCAGCCATGATCAAAAATTTATAAACAGGTACGCCACCCGGTTAATCGGGCTCCGGGACGGACAGTTCATCGAAGAATAG
- a CDS encoding substrate-binding domain-containing protein: MILMVTMLLVVFAGCGKPQVKDVILATTTSTQDSGLLDALIPIFEQKTGYNVKTVSVGSGAAITMGEKGEADVLLVHSPAAEKKIVDSGAVVNYQLVMHNDFIIIGPAGDPAGIKGTKAGDAFKKIAENKAVFVSRGDNSGTHSKEKAIWAEVKITPEGNWYQQSGAGMGQTLNIANEKQAYTLTDRATYLAQKKNINLEILSEGDASLLNIYHVMQVNPEKFSTVNKDGAKAFVDFMVDPDTQKTIGEFGKDQYGQALFTPDSGKKVEDLGK; this comes from the coding sequence ATGATCCTCATGGTAACAATGCTTTTGGTCGTTTTCGCAGGGTGCGGCAAACCGCAAGTGAAAGATGTGATCCTCGCCACCACCACCAGCACCCAGGACAGCGGGCTCTTAGACGCGCTGATCCCGATTTTTGAACAGAAGACCGGATATAACGTTAAAACTGTCTCTGTAGGCAGCGGCGCCGCTATCACCATGGGTGAAAAGGGAGAGGCCGACGTCCTCCTGGTGCACTCTCCCGCGGCCGAGAAAAAGATTGTGGACAGTGGCGCAGTTGTAAACTACCAGCTCGTGATGCATAACGACTTCATCATCATCGGCCCCGCTGGGGACCCTGCCGGTATCAAAGGGACTAAAGCAGGCGACGCCTTTAAAAAAATAGCGGAGAATAAGGCTGTTTTCGTTTCGAGAGGAGACAATTCAGGCACCCACAGTAAAGAAAAAGCAATCTGGGCGGAAGTCAAAATCACTCCGGAGGGCAACTGGTACCAGCAGAGCGGCGCCGGGATGGGGCAGACCTTAAACATCGCCAATGAAAAGCAGGCCTACACTCTGACCGACCGGGCGACATACCTGGCCCAAAAGAAAAATATCAACCTTGAAATCCTGTCGGAAGGGGATGCGTCGCTCCTGAACATCTACCATGTGATGCAGGTTAACCCGGAAAAATTCAGTACTGTCAACAAGGATGGAGCAAAAGCATTTGTTGATTTCATGGTCGACCCCGATACCCAGAAGACCATCGGTGAATTTGGCAAAGATCAATACGGTCAGGCGCTATTCACCCCTGACTCCGGCAAAAAAGTAGAGGATCTCGGTAAGTAA
- a CDS encoding pyridine nucleotide-disulfide oxidoreductase/dicluster-binding protein, whose product MDNEKLLKTGDRCIYDEPAACTAWCPIHMDVAAFVAEMGKGNFNKAYKILEKRMPFTRVLGMICDHPCESACVREAAGGAIRISELEKAAVKHGYTPPKKALPIPKNAGKVAVIGGGLSGISAALELDRKGFKVTIYEKSDKLGGRLWDYEGANLEKAIIEEELQIFSKLDIEVIFNRRISQKELKEIINENNAVFLGTGEWNENLQINPETFQVQYSSLFAGGRLLYKNGSTILSVSSGRRAAASVERYVKRLSMTAAREREGAFETPLKYEVDDIEPAAPVVRTTDVYSEDEAVNEAGRCFKCRCTKCIDSCSHMKKFNIGPKNYTRQINHNENVILGTRYANKMINSCTMCGLCGEQCHVGINMKDIIQETRESMVEKGKMPPSAHDFALQDMEFSNSSHFFLVKSPSPKYAQSLFKGDESGTEQADYLFYPGCQLSASYPEYVEKAYKYLLSRIKEGVGIMLGCCGAPADWAGRQDLMKNSIERLRDAWAEMGKPTFILACSSCCGIFEKYLPEIPFISLWEIFERYGLPETAQNGKNHILNVHDACSTRHNKNIHESLRNIAVKLGYEIKELKYAKEKTKCCGYGGLVYFANREQTNDFVIDRINESNEDFLVYCAICKDLFVEGGKSTYHILDLIFGENLDEIAHKKMPNLSQRHANRAQLKKKLLRELWNEESEAELTKMEDLIIPSEVWRIMDERYILLEDIEKVIKHAQESGERFFNPEDSSFLANQRIGNVTYWVRYIEKDGAIQVVTVYSHRMEVKKE is encoded by the coding sequence ATGGACAATGAAAAGCTGCTGAAAACGGGTGACAGGTGTATTTATGATGAACCTGCAGCTTGTACGGCATGGTGCCCTATTCACATGGATGTGGCAGCATTTGTGGCGGAGATGGGAAAAGGCAATTTTAATAAAGCTTATAAAATATTGGAGAAACGAATGCCTTTTACAAGAGTGCTTGGCATGATTTGCGACCATCCTTGTGAAAGTGCATGTGTGAGAGAGGCTGCCGGTGGAGCGATAAGGATATCGGAGCTTGAGAAGGCAGCAGTAAAGCATGGGTACACACCCCCTAAAAAAGCACTGCCCATTCCTAAGAATGCTGGCAAGGTTGCTGTGATTGGAGGAGGTTTAAGCGGGATTTCGGCCGCATTGGAACTTGACAGAAAAGGTTTTAAGGTCACAATTTATGAAAAGTCGGATAAACTAGGCGGTAGATTATGGGATTACGAAGGTGCAAACCTTGAAAAGGCTATTATAGAAGAAGAGCTTCAAATATTCAGCAAGTTAGATATTGAGGTAATTTTTAACAGACGTATCAGCCAAAAAGAATTAAAAGAGATTATTAACGAGAACAATGCGGTTTTCCTTGGCACGGGCGAATGGAATGAGAATCTGCAAATTAATCCTGAGACTTTTCAAGTACAGTATTCATCCCTATTTGCGGGGGGAAGACTGTTATATAAAAATGGCTCTACTATTTTATCGGTAAGTTCAGGCAGAAGAGCTGCAGCTTCCGTAGAAAGATACGTTAAGAGACTTTCCATGACGGCTGCAAGGGAAAGGGAGGGGGCATTTGAAACACCTCTTAAATATGAAGTGGATGATATTGAACCTGCAGCGCCGGTTGTAAGGACCACTGACGTATACAGCGAAGATGAGGCTGTAAATGAAGCCGGACGATGCTTTAAATGCAGGTGCACAAAATGCATTGATTCGTGCAGTCATATGAAGAAGTTCAATATTGGTCCGAAAAATTATACAAGGCAAATTAATCATAACGAAAATGTAATCCTGGGTACACGGTACGCAAATAAGATGATAAATTCTTGTACAATGTGCGGTTTGTGCGGTGAACAATGTCATGTGGGCATCAACATGAAGGATATAATACAGGAGACCAGGGAAAGTATGGTAGAAAAGGGCAAAATGCCTCCTTCTGCACATGATTTTGCGCTGCAGGATATGGAGTTCAGCAACAGCAGCCACTTTTTCCTGGTTAAGTCTCCATCGCCAAAATACGCGCAATCTCTTTTTAAAGGGGATGAATCAGGTACAGAACAGGCAGACTATCTGTTTTATCCCGGATGCCAGCTTTCAGCGTCCTATCCGGAGTATGTCGAAAAAGCTTATAAGTACCTTTTATCCAGGATAAAAGAAGGCGTTGGAATAATGCTTGGCTGCTGCGGCGCCCCCGCCGACTGGGCGGGTAGACAGGATTTGATGAAGAATAGTATTGAAAGATTAAGAGACGCATGGGCTGAAATGGGCAAACCTACTTTTATTCTGGCGTGCTCAAGCTGCTGCGGCATCTTTGAAAAATATCTTCCGGAGATACCTTTTATATCTTTGTGGGAAATCTTTGAACGTTATGGACTTCCGGAAACCGCCCAAAATGGGAAGAACCATATTTTGAATGTCCATGATGCCTGCTCTACAAGGCATAATAAAAATATTCACGAAAGTCTGAGAAATATCGCGGTAAAGCTTGGTTATGAAATAAAGGAACTGAAATATGCAAAAGAAAAAACAAAATGCTGCGGATACGGCGGACTTGTCTATTTTGCGAACCGTGAACAGACAAATGACTTTGTGATAGACCGAATAAACGAAAGTAATGAAGATTTTTTGGTTTACTGCGCTATATGCAAGGATTTGTTTGTGGAGGGCGGTAAAAGCACCTATCATATTCTGGACCTGATTTTTGGGGAGAATTTGGATGAGATAGCGCATAAAAAAATGCCGAATCTTTCACAAAGACATGCAAACAGAGCGCAGCTTAAAAAGAAATTGCTAAGAGAATTATGGAATGAAGAGTCGGAGGCGGAATTAACCAAAATGGAGGATTTAATCATTCCTAGCGAAGTATGGCGCATTATGGACGAACGGTATATTCTTCTGGAAGACATTGAAAAAGTCATAAAACATGCGCAGGAATCCGGCGAACGGTTTTTTAATCCCGAAGATTCAAGTTTCTTAGCCAATCAGCGAATTGGAAATGTTACCTATTGGGTACGCTATATTGAAAAAGACGGGGCAATTCAAGTAGTCACAGTTTACAGTCACAGAATGGAAGTGAAAAAAGAATAG
- a CDS encoding ECF transporter S component, translated as MQILQKMLDKFSVFDLIIIAMISALGIASKPLIVPLSHIITGPLLIPGGVVAGGFYMLWIVLGAGIVGKPGAAALIGVVQALLVFGTGVFGSHGAMTLLSYTLPGLAVDLILYLIKHRVCCLLCAFLAGLVANVSGSSMVNIIYFRLPFVPLTLALAVSALSGGLGGIIAYKVIQVVNKHRTWGKGCHGDGKDV; from the coding sequence TTGCAAATATTGCAGAAAATGCTTGATAAATTTTCGGTATTCGACTTAATAATCATTGCCATGATATCCGCGCTGGGTATCGCCAGCAAACCCCTTATTGTACCTCTTAGCCATATCATCACCGGGCCGCTGTTGATTCCCGGCGGGGTTGTGGCGGGCGGCTTTTACATGTTGTGGATTGTCCTGGGGGCGGGCATAGTGGGCAAACCCGGCGCGGCCGCTTTGATAGGGGTTGTGCAGGCGTTGCTGGTGTTCGGAACGGGGGTTTTCGGTTCACATGGAGCCATGACCTTGCTTAGTTACACTTTGCCCGGCCTTGCCGTCGACCTGATCCTGTATTTGATTAAACACAGGGTATGCTGCCTGCTCTGCGCCTTCCTGGCAGGTTTGGTAGCCAATGTCTCAGGCTCGTCTATGGTAAACATAATATATTTCCGGCTGCCTTTTGTGCCGCTGACGCTTGCTCTGGCCGTATCGGCCTTATCAGGGGGGCTGGGTGGTATTATTGCTTATAAAGTAATACAAGTAGTTAATAAACATAGAACGTGGGGAAAAGGTTGTCATGGGGATGGTAAAGACGTATGA